One window from the genome of Salvelinus fontinalis isolate EN_2023a chromosome 3, ASM2944872v1, whole genome shotgun sequence encodes:
- the LOC129851486 gene encoding calcium/calmodulin-dependent protein kinase II inhibitor 2-like: MSEVLQDKMSHYGNEDDEGHLSFTCRLQDTNNFFSGSQGGKRPPKLGQIGRSKRVVEDENGVDEALKNGTEKTQTEA, from the exons ATGTCGGAAGTACTACAAGACAAAATGAGTCATTATGGAAATGAGGATGACGAGGGACACCTTTCCTTCACCTGTCGCCTCCAAGACACCAACAACTTCTTCAGCGGTTCGCAGGGAGGAAAACGCCCACCCAAACTTGGACAGATAGGCAGAAGCAAACGAG TTGTCGAGGACGAGAACGGCGTTGACGAGGCGCTAAAAAACGGGACAGAGAAAACACAGACAGAGGCTTAA